From Candidatus Dormiibacterota bacterium, a single genomic window includes:
- a CDS encoding M55 family metallopeptidase: MKLYISSDMEGVAGVCAWEQVDARTPHPEYALYREYYTHEVRAAIEGARELGPAEMLVNDSHGPMRNLLFDLLPPDIRVLFGNRKPYSMVQDADSTFDGAFFIGYHGAIGDANAVLCHTYTPSVIHNLHVNGVRCSEATLNAALLGHHGVPLLLVTGDRTTVEGVQRQMPWVEGVIVKESIGTFSADSISPAAAQRAIAAGARRALERRDEMGTFVFEPPIAMEIDLAKVEQADLVEMIPGFERTGARSVRFICDDYPTTFKAFVATFRLGATA; the protein is encoded by the coding sequence ATGAAACTCTACATCTCCTCCGACATGGAAGGCGTAGCGGGCGTCTGCGCGTGGGAGCAAGTCGACGCGCGCACCCCGCATCCCGAATACGCGCTTTACCGCGAATACTACACGCACGAAGTCCGCGCCGCCATCGAGGGCGCGCGCGAGCTCGGCCCGGCGGAGATGCTCGTCAACGACTCGCACGGCCCCATGCGCAATCTGCTCTTCGATCTGCTGCCGCCCGATATCCGCGTACTGTTCGGCAATCGTAAACCCTATTCGATGGTGCAAGACGCCGACTCCACGTTCGACGGCGCCTTCTTCATCGGCTACCACGGCGCGATCGGCGACGCGAACGCGGTGCTCTGCCACACCTACACGCCGTCGGTGATTCACAACCTCCACGTCAACGGCGTGCGCTGCAGCGAAGCGACGCTCAACGCCGCACTCCTCGGCCACCACGGCGTACCGCTGCTGCTGGTAACCGGCGATCGCACGACGGTCGAGGGCGTGCAACGTCAAATGCCCTGGGTTGAAGGCGTCATCGTCAAAGAATCGATCGGCACGTTCAGCGCCGATTCCATCTCGCCGGCCGCCGCGCAACGCGCGATCGCCGCGGGCGCGCGCCGCGCCCTCGAACGCCGCGACGAAATGGGAACGTTCGTTTTCGAGCCTCCGATCGCGATGGAGATCGATCTCGCCAAAGTCGAGCAGGCCGATCTGGTCGAAATGATTCCCGGCTTCGAGCGCACGGGCGCTCGCAGCGTACGCTTCATCTGCGACGACTATCCGACGACGTTCAAAGCCTTCGTCGCAACGTTCCGCCTGGGAGCAACGGCGTAG